From the Saccharomycodes ludwigii strain NBRC 1722 chromosome I, whole genome shotgun sequence genome, one window contains:
- a CDS encoding putative endodeoxyribonuclease (similar to Saccharomyces cerevisiae YMR262W | protein of unknown function): MHLVDSHCHITQEYPKNNPTACTNNDIISCFIMMTNPSDYDKIINLPSNTDKDGGRIFSKCFGIHPWYSHYFTLTKNISKISHYTNILTPVAPKNTQNTLIKLFSEKFIQSLPDPIYLCDYITNHFYKDNIQWHLIGEIGLDKVFTCKNLDIHTPGSNIKFKVKITHQQNIFLKFVELAWQNSLPISIHSVKTHGLLYNLLVDFMKDKINSTDYNGNKKLLKIILHSYTGSKDLLHMWLRNKAHIKVYFGISQYININKKNDIIKYIPIDNLLIETDLSVSKLSYDEQRVMLIDTLKYVSSGKMTVDEYNDKILMNVYSDILLPN, encoded by the coding sequence atgcaTTTGGTCGATTCTCATTGCCATATCACTCAGGAATATCctaaaaataatccaaCAGCTTGTACAAATAATGATATCATATcatgttttattatgatgACCAATCCAAGTGATTatgataaaataatcaaCTTGCCCTCAAATACTGATAAAGACGGGGGAAgaattttttccaaatgcTTTGGTATACATCCATGGTACTCTCATTATTTCACACTAACCAAAAacatttcaaaaatatctcATTATACGAATATTTTGACTCCAGTTGCCCCCAAAAATACCCAAAATACCCTAATAAAGCTATTTTCGGAGAAATTTATCCAGAGTTTACCCGATCCCATATATTTGTGTGACTATATAACTAACCATTTCTACAAGGACAATATACAATGGCACTTAATTGGGGAGATTGGTCTAGATAAAGTTTTCACTTGCAAAAATCTTGATATCCACACACCAGGTTCCAacataaaatttaaagttaaaatcACCCATCAacaaaacatatttttaaaattcgTTGAATTGGCTTGGCAAAATAGTTTGCCAATATCAATTCATTCAGTTAAAACACATGGCCTATTGTATAATTTGCTTGTTGATTTTATGAAAGATAAAATCAATAGTACTGACTATAATggcaataaaaaattattgaaaataattttacatTCATACACAGGATCAAAAGACCTTTTACATATGTGGTTACGCAACAAGGCACACATTAAAGTATATTTTGGAATATCCCAATATATCAACATtaacaagaaaaatgatattattaaatacatCCCCATAGATAATTTACTAATCGAAACCGATTTAAGCGTTAGTAAATTAAGTTATGATGAACAAAGGGTTATGCTAATAGATACTTTGAAATACGTGTCTTCTGGAAAGATGACCGTTGACGAgtataatgataaaatacTAATGAATGTGTATAGTGATATTTTGCTTCCAAATTGA